Proteins from a genomic interval of Ornithodoros turicata isolate Travis unplaced genomic scaffold, ASM3712646v1 Chromosome12, whole genome shotgun sequence:
- the LOC135371747 gene encoding endothelin-converting enzyme 1-like isoform X1, which produces MSSSGADRSDSIASTSRGPRTSSGKVRTEPSSDMIKKMAELCEMSTVDSHRNTIRKTSVCYSSLPLGVGLFVALVVIISAFTLVQRKFSRSKSPQLVTCQTLDCVDHAYNLKGALNKAIEPCENFYEHVCGSWEPKNEGASSVQEDIYLDTVRRHIEHLEDPLEKSLPAQFFKLCMNTTEPEEEVRHLFRNFMKELHISWPKKPEKGVLPLSVLINLAVNWNMRPLFNIHVFLRKKMHLPRMISFHRGTIGPKWAIRQAKLEKHDLFEEYFVRYASLLGIPEPELLNISQYKADEVSVIEKLLNNDDDAEPKEYIYPISRVDSATPSIPAHLWLKLLNEHYHPTFNFTPSDIMYIEDLDLLRVLENITQEIPTERLMNVIGWTFVQKYSLLAFLGFSEAGILKYGSSEDYKNHKPAFCLENTHNLYGLLSIEKVLKHRFGTKERRQVDQLLHSVIENAEKLISNTSWIDQATKSAAIKKISGIVTELWPPKDVFRPGKLFQDYYKDFPNVTSSFFSSYLELVKKVRTFRGHEHFDDVYMKTLSTPYGAFHYSHAMNTAFLGLQALEPPMYYRNGTPAMNYGALGSYYASKIIGALDRQGVNFTDRGEARMWWSNETYDVYSSKVDCIMNDKRNLFNVFPLLPALEISYRAYRDVKGRHGTQPDLRLMTLSQYSEEQMFFMSYCYTLCSKNRSESHDCNYPLMNSNAFVQAFRCPRSSPMSPPRKCHFFS; this is translated from the coding sequence ATAAAGAAGATGGCGGAGTTGTGCGAAATGAGTACTGTGGACTCTCACAGGAACACGATCCGGAAGACGAGTGTCTGTTATTCCTCGCTGCCGCTGGGTGTCGGGCTTTTCGTTGCTCTTGTGGTGATTATCAGCGCCTTCACCCTTGTCCAACGGAAATTCAGCAGGAGCAAATCGCCGCAGTTAGTAACCTGTCAGACTCTGGACTGTGTGGATCACGCGTACAATCTCAAAGGTGCCCTCAACAAAGCCATCGAACCGTGCGAAAACTTCTACGAACACGTCTGCGGTTCATGGGAACCGAAAAACGAAGGCGCGTCATCTGTACAGGAAGATATCTATTTGGATACCGTCCGTCGCCACATAGAGCATCTGGAAGATCCTTTGGAGAAATCTTTGCCTGcccaatttttcaagctgtgtATGAACACAACAGAACCAGAGGAAGAAGTCAGACATCTGTTCCGTAATTTCATGAAGGAGCTCCATATATCTTGGCCCAAGAAGCCTGAAAAGGGCGTATTGCCGTTATCTGTCCTCATCAATTTGGCCGTTAACTGGAATATGCGGCCGTTGTTTAATATTCACGTTTTCTTGCGGAAGAAAATGCATCTACCTCGCATGATCAGCTTTCACCGGGGGACGATCGGGCCAAAATGGGCCATTAGGCAGGCAAAGTTAGAAAAGCACGATTTATTCGAGGAGTACTTTGTTCGCTACGCTTCCCTACTTGGAATACCCGAACCTGAGCTGTTGAACATATCCCAGTACAAGGCAGACGAAGTCAGTGTAATTGAGAAGCTACTAAACAATGACGATGATGCTGAGCCCAAGGAGTACATCTACCCGATATCACGTGTGGACTCCGCGACCCCTTCTATACCTGCACATTTGTGGCTGAAACTTCTAAACGAACACTACCATCCCACATTCAATTTCACTCCTTCCGATATTATGTACATTGAAGATCTCGACCTGTTGAGAGTATTGGAAAACATAACGCAAGAAATACCAACGGAGCGGCTAATGAACGTTATCGGCTGGACCTTTGTTCAGAAGTACTCCCTCCTGGCTTTCCTCGGTTTCTCGGAAGCTGGTATTCTCAAATACGGCAGCAGCGAGGACTACAAGAACCACAAGCCTGCCTTCTGTCTCGAGAACACCCACAACCTGTACGGCCTGCTGTCTATAGAGAAAGTCCTCAAGCATCGGTTTGGAACAAAAGAACGACGACAGGTCGATCAGTTACTACATTCAGTGATTGAGAACGCGGAGAAGCTAATATCAAATACGAGCTGGATCGATCAGGCAACCAAGTCGGCTGCCATCAAGAAAATATCGGGCATCGTCACGGAACTGTGGCCGCCGAAAGACGTGTTCAGACCGGGTAAACTCTTTCAAGATTACTACAAGGACTTTCCGAACGTTACGTCGTCATTTTTCAGCAGTTACTTGGAACTCGTCAAGAAGGTGAGGACCTTCCGTGGCCACGAACATTTCGATGACGTTTACATGAAAACTCTCTCAACTCCTTACGGCGCGTTCCACTACAGTCACGCGATGAATACGGCGTTCCTGGGACTGCAAGCACTCGAGCCACCCATGTATTATCGAAATGGGACTCCCGCCATGAATTATGGTGCATTAGGAAGTTATTACGCATCCAAAATTATCGGGGCTTTAGATCGACAGGGCGTCAACTTCACCGATCGGGGAGAGGCCAGAATGTGGTGGTCGAATGAAACTTACGACGTTTACAGTTCAAAAGTGGACTGCATAATGAATGACAAAAGAAATCTTTTCAACGTGTTTCCTCTTCTGCCAGCCCTTGAGATAAGTTATCGAGCGTACAGAGACGTGAAAGGCAGGCACGGGACGCAACCGGACCTCCGTTTGATGACGCTTTCTCAATACTCGGAGGAACAGATGTTTTTCATGAGCTACTGCTACACACTTTGTTCGAAAAATCGAAGTGAGAGCCACGACTGCAACTATCCGCTCATGAACTCGAACGCCTTCGTGCAAGCATTTCGGTGTCCCCGTAGTTCGCCCATGAGCCCACCGAGGAAATGTCACTTCTTTTCTTGA
- the LOC135371747 gene encoding endothelin-converting enzyme 1-like isoform X2, protein MTTIQLSSCFRKSTKIKKMAELCEMSTVDSHRNTIRKTSVCYSSLPLGVGLFVALVVIISAFTLVQRKFSRSKSPQLVTCQTLDCVDHAYNLKGALNKAIEPCENFYEHVCGSWEPKNEGASSVQEDIYLDTVRRHIEHLEDPLEKSLPAQFFKLCMNTTEPEEEVRHLFRNFMKELHISWPKKPEKGVLPLSVLINLAVNWNMRPLFNIHVFLRKKMHLPRMISFHRGTIGPKWAIRQAKLEKHDLFEEYFVRYASLLGIPEPELLNISQYKADEVSVIEKLLNNDDDAEPKEYIYPISRVDSATPSIPAHLWLKLLNEHYHPTFNFTPSDIMYIEDLDLLRVLENITQEIPTERLMNVIGWTFVQKYSLLAFLGFSEAGILKYGSSEDYKNHKPAFCLENTHNLYGLLSIEKVLKHRFGTKERRQVDQLLHSVIENAEKLISNTSWIDQATKSAAIKKISGIVTELWPPKDVFRPGKLFQDYYKDFPNVTSSFFSSYLELVKKVRTFRGHEHFDDVYMKTLSTPYGAFHYSHAMNTAFLGLQALEPPMYYRNGTPAMNYGALGSYYASKIIGALDRQGVNFTDRGEARMWWSNETYDVYSSKVDCIMNDKRNLFNVFPLLPALEISYRAYRDVKGRHGTQPDLRLMTLSQYSEEQMFFMSYCYTLCSKNRSESHDCNYPLMNSNAFVQAFRCPRSSPMSPPRKCHFFS, encoded by the coding sequence ATAAAGAAGATGGCGGAGTTGTGCGAAATGAGTACTGTGGACTCTCACAGGAACACGATCCGGAAGACGAGTGTCTGTTATTCCTCGCTGCCGCTGGGTGTCGGGCTTTTCGTTGCTCTTGTGGTGATTATCAGCGCCTTCACCCTTGTCCAACGGAAATTCAGCAGGAGCAAATCGCCGCAGTTAGTAACCTGTCAGACTCTGGACTGTGTGGATCACGCGTACAATCTCAAAGGTGCCCTCAACAAAGCCATCGAACCGTGCGAAAACTTCTACGAACACGTCTGCGGTTCATGGGAACCGAAAAACGAAGGCGCGTCATCTGTACAGGAAGATATCTATTTGGATACCGTCCGTCGCCACATAGAGCATCTGGAAGATCCTTTGGAGAAATCTTTGCCTGcccaatttttcaagctgtgtATGAACACAACAGAACCAGAGGAAGAAGTCAGACATCTGTTCCGTAATTTCATGAAGGAGCTCCATATATCTTGGCCCAAGAAGCCTGAAAAGGGCGTATTGCCGTTATCTGTCCTCATCAATTTGGCCGTTAACTGGAATATGCGGCCGTTGTTTAATATTCACGTTTTCTTGCGGAAGAAAATGCATCTACCTCGCATGATCAGCTTTCACCGGGGGACGATCGGGCCAAAATGGGCCATTAGGCAGGCAAAGTTAGAAAAGCACGATTTATTCGAGGAGTACTTTGTTCGCTACGCTTCCCTACTTGGAATACCCGAACCTGAGCTGTTGAACATATCCCAGTACAAGGCAGACGAAGTCAGTGTAATTGAGAAGCTACTAAACAATGACGATGATGCTGAGCCCAAGGAGTACATCTACCCGATATCACGTGTGGACTCCGCGACCCCTTCTATACCTGCACATTTGTGGCTGAAACTTCTAAACGAACACTACCATCCCACATTCAATTTCACTCCTTCCGATATTATGTACATTGAAGATCTCGACCTGTTGAGAGTATTGGAAAACATAACGCAAGAAATACCAACGGAGCGGCTAATGAACGTTATCGGCTGGACCTTTGTTCAGAAGTACTCCCTCCTGGCTTTCCTCGGTTTCTCGGAAGCTGGTATTCTCAAATACGGCAGCAGCGAGGACTACAAGAACCACAAGCCTGCCTTCTGTCTCGAGAACACCCACAACCTGTACGGCCTGCTGTCTATAGAGAAAGTCCTCAAGCATCGGTTTGGAACAAAAGAACGACGACAGGTCGATCAGTTACTACATTCAGTGATTGAGAACGCGGAGAAGCTAATATCAAATACGAGCTGGATCGATCAGGCAACCAAGTCGGCTGCCATCAAGAAAATATCGGGCATCGTCACGGAACTGTGGCCGCCGAAAGACGTGTTCAGACCGGGTAAACTCTTTCAAGATTACTACAAGGACTTTCCGAACGTTACGTCGTCATTTTTCAGCAGTTACTTGGAACTCGTCAAGAAGGTGAGGACCTTCCGTGGCCACGAACATTTCGATGACGTTTACATGAAAACTCTCTCAACTCCTTACGGCGCGTTCCACTACAGTCACGCGATGAATACGGCGTTCCTGGGACTGCAAGCACTCGAGCCACCCATGTATTATCGAAATGGGACTCCCGCCATGAATTATGGTGCATTAGGAAGTTATTACGCATCCAAAATTATCGGGGCTTTAGATCGACAGGGCGTCAACTTCACCGATCGGGGAGAGGCCAGAATGTGGTGGTCGAATGAAACTTACGACGTTTACAGTTCAAAAGTGGACTGCATAATGAATGACAAAAGAAATCTTTTCAACGTGTTTCCTCTTCTGCCAGCCCTTGAGATAAGTTATCGAGCGTACAGAGACGTGAAAGGCAGGCACGGGACGCAACCGGACCTCCGTTTGATGACGCTTTCTCAATACTCGGAGGAACAGATGTTTTTCATGAGCTACTGCTACACACTTTGTTCGAAAAATCGAAGTGAGAGCCACGACTGCAACTATCCGCTCATGAACTCGAACGCCTTCGTGCAAGCATTTCGGTGTCCCCGTAGTTCGCCCATGAGCCCACCGAGGAAATGTCACTTCTTTTCTTGA
- the LOC135371678 gene encoding uncharacterized protein LOC135371678 isoform X2, producing MLRTASQQVVIASCKSSIVYKQGRKIKKELNVPVIVTSAKNKPLLLYDGYSYTVHRRLDSKVTWICRKRNVCHVRLHTDNSGGILKFIHEHQHPRDYGEEEALHARSNLRLLTETHLPTAEIVKSTVEKLSEAASAALPCLDSLRRTVRRRRRIQQQQREQEEQVQITVDTIKVEPQSP from the exons ATGCTAAG GACAGCAAGTCAACAAGTAGTTATTGCTTCTTGCAAGTCATCAATCGTTTACAAGCAAGGAAGAA AGATCAAGAAAGAGTTGAACGTGCCCGTCATTGTGACATCGGCAAAGAACAAGCCTTTGCTTTTGTACGACGGCTACAGTTATACTGTCCACCGGAGACTCGACTCCAAAGTCACGTGGATTTGTCGAAAAAGAAACGTATGCCATGTACGTCTTCACACGGATAATTCTGGAGGCATTTTGAAGTTCATCCACGAGCATCAACATCCTCGAGATTACGGAGAGGAGGAGGCCTTACACGCGCGATCTAACCTTCGTCTACTCACGG AAACTCACCTTCCAACAGCAGAGATCGTAAAGAGCACTGTCGAGAAACTGTCAGAAGCCGCAAGTGCCGCCTTGCCCTGTCTTGACTCTTTGAGGCGTACTGTACGACGACGACGGCGTATACAGCAGCAACAGCGGGAGCAGGAGGAGCAAGTGCAAATAACGGTAGATACAATCAA GGTTGAACCGCAGAGCCCATGA
- the LOC135371678 gene encoding uncharacterized protein LOC135371678 isoform X1, whose protein sequence is MSRHFVFRPDNSPIDGIMSRTASQQVVIASCKSSIVYKQGRKIKKELNVPVIVTSAKNKPLLLYDGYSYTVHRRLDSKVTWICRKRNVCHVRLHTDNSGGILKFIHEHQHPRDYGEEEALHARSNLRLLTETHLPTAEIVKSTVEKLSEAASAALPCLDSLRRTVRRRRRIQQQQREQEEQVQITVDTIKVEPQSP, encoded by the exons ATGTCACGTCATTTTGTGTTTCGCCCGGACAACAGCCCGATAGATGGGATCATGTCAAG GACAGCAAGTCAACAAGTAGTTATTGCTTCTTGCAAGTCATCAATCGTTTACAAGCAAGGAAGAA AGATCAAGAAAGAGTTGAACGTGCCCGTCATTGTGACATCGGCAAAGAACAAGCCTTTGCTTTTGTACGACGGCTACAGTTATACTGTCCACCGGAGACTCGACTCCAAAGTCACGTGGATTTGTCGAAAAAGAAACGTATGCCATGTACGTCTTCACACGGATAATTCTGGAGGCATTTTGAAGTTCATCCACGAGCATCAACATCCTCGAGATTACGGAGAGGAGGAGGCCTTACACGCGCGATCTAACCTTCGTCTACTCACGG AAACTCACCTTCCAACAGCAGAGATCGTAAAGAGCACTGTCGAGAAACTGTCAGAAGCCGCAAGTGCCGCCTTGCCCTGTCTTGACTCTTTGAGGCGTACTGTACGACGACGACGGCGTATACAGCAGCAACAGCGGGAGCAGGAGGAGCAAGTGCAAATAACGGTAGATACAATCAA GGTTGAACCGCAGAGCCCATGA